A genome region from Hemitrygon akajei chromosome 14, sHemAka1.3, whole genome shotgun sequence includes the following:
- the lrmp gene encoding inositol 1,4,5-triphosphate receptor associated 2, with amino-acid sequence MSCKRHNPVESICRKLQTIQMRDQVSNPALQIPKFRSRNFDSPQVNHKKNMERILKNRTVKSQGTEQQGTPVVANHVLSPKIALISSEQPRAEGLSPTVTSAYMVVSSTEDTVSKPLNCCQTQTCSTPVVESGRNEMILSHPHSAIINIEHRFLPTDSSPVTSTSFSFCTHLHRPASPVGKELSLAGMSGNKPAAPNRTENTEDTSLICEEDLLDTIFYSCDVNHQGKVSVSKIVDYLRHTTSRNSDDSGLEDLCNMLDPNDKDVSIDLDTYRAVMKEWVEDCRRKGIQEEMEAVSITEDVVLHHIGLGSGTKSSDANDRTVGSLEAFGGEISRGDLETSDLIACIADLQCNHQKLQEHNTKLRMTIDATEESNNRLMEENEELLIQIKCAQQSILTEKSLKEGLEDMKLQVANLEETNERLIIQNKQAAKDNQSLIQKIASLQEENLRNILDIDALHEKIAVLSDEKAELQEIAVYKSKTEYII; translated from the exons ATGAGTTGCAAACGCCATAATCCAGTGGAGAGTATTTGCCGAAAGCTCCAAACCATCCAAATGCGGGACCAGGTATCAAATCCTGCACTGCAGATTCCAAAGTTCCGCTCCAGGAACTTTGACAGCCCCCAGGTCAACCACAAGAAGAATATGGAGAGGATTTTAAAGAACAGGACAGTGAAAAGTCAAGGAACGGAGCAGCAGGGGACTCCTGTCGTTGCCAATCATGTCTTATCCCCTAAAATTGCTCTGATCTCATCAGAACAACCTAGAGCTGAAGGACTGAGTCCCACTGTCACTTCTGCTTACATGGTCGTCAGCTCTACGGAAGACACAGTCTCCAAGCCTCTGAACTGCTGCCAGACTCAGACCTGTTCGACACCGGTTGTTGAGAGTGGGAGAAATGAGATGATCTTGAGCCACCCCCACTCAGCCATCATTAACATTGAGCACCGCTTTCTGCCCACTGACAGTAGTCCTGTCACCTCTACCAGCTTTAGCTTCTGCACCCATTTGCACAGACCAGCCTCTCCTGTAGGAAAGGAATTATCGTTGGCTGGGATGAGTG GGAACAAACCAGCAGCACCAAACAGGACGGAGAATACTGAAGATACAAGTCTGATTTGTGAGGAGGATTTGCTGGACACCATTTTCTACAGTTGTGATGTAAACCACCAAG GGAAGGTGAGTGTTTCTAAGATTGTGGACTACCTACGTCACACTACAAGTCGCAATTCAGATGATAGTGGTCTGGAAGACTTGTGTAACATGCTGGACCCTAATGACAAGGATGTCTCCATTGACTTGGACACCTATCGTGCAGTTATGAAGGAGTGGGTGGAagactgtaggaggaaagg TATCCAAGAGGAAATGGAAGCTGTGAGCATTACTGAAGATGTTGTGCTACACCATATTGGCCTTGGATCAG GAACGAAGAGTTCAGATGCCAACGACCGAACTGTGGGAAGCTTGGAGGCATTTGGTGGAGAGATTTCAAGAGGAGACTT GGAGACATCAGACTTGATAGCTTGCATTGCTGATCTCCAGTGCAACCACCAGAAGCTCCAGGAGCACAACACTAAATTAAGGATGACCATTGATGCTACAGAAGAAAGTAACAATCGGTTGATGGAGGAAAATGAAGAACTGCTCATTCAGATAAAATG TGCTCAACAGTCCATCTTAAcagaaaagtccttgaaagaagGCCTGGAGGATATGAAGTTACAAGTAGCTAACTTGGAAGAGACCAATGAAAGACTAATCATCCAGAATAAGCAGGCA GCAAAAGACAATCAATCCCTAATTCAGAAGATTGCTTCTCTTCAAGAAGAG